A DNA window from Phragmites australis chromosome 11, lpPhrAust1.1, whole genome shotgun sequence contains the following coding sequences:
- the LOC133884900 gene encoding probable cellulose synthase A catalytic subunit 1 [UDP-forming], whose translation MAANKGMVAGSHNRNEFVMIRHDGDAPAAGKTPKNVNGKVCQICGDTVGVSATGDVFVACNECAFPVCRPCYEYERKEGNQCCPQCKTRYKRLKGSPRVQGDEEEEDVDDLDNEFNYKQGNGKGPEWQLHGQGEDVDLSSSARHEPHHRIPRLTSGQQISGEIPDASPDRHSIRSPTSSYVDPSVPVPVRIVDPSKDLNSYGLNSVDWKERVESWRVKQDKNMMQVTNKYPEARGDMEGTGSNGEDMQMVDDARLPLSRIVPIPSNQLNLYRVVIILRLIILCFFFQYRVTHPVPDAYGLWLVSVICEIWFALSWLLDQFPKWYPINRETYLDRLALRYDREGEPSQLAPIDVFVSTVDPLKEPPLITANTVLSILAVDYPVDKVSCYVSDDGSAMLTFEALSETAEFARKWVPFCKKHNIEPRAPEFYFAQKIDYLKDKIQPSFVKERRAMKREYEEFKVRINALVAKAQKVPEEGWTMADGTAWPGNNQRDHPGMIQVFLGHSGGLDTDGNELPRLVYVSREKRPGFQHHKKAGAMNALIRVSAVLTNGAYLLNVDCDHYFNSSKALREAMCFMMDPALGRKTCYVQFPQRFDGIDLHDRYANRNIVFFDINMKGLDGIQGPVYVGTGCCFNRQALYGYDPVLTEADLEPNIVVKSCCGRRKKKNKSYMDSQNRIMKRTESSAPIFNMEDIEEGIEGYEDERSVLMSQRKLEKRFGQSPIFIASTFMTQGGIPPSTNPASLLKEAIHVISCGYEDKTEWGKEIGWIYGSVTEDILTGFKMHARGWMSIYCMPPRPCFKGSAPINLSDRLNQVLRWALGSVEILLSRHCPIWYGYSGHLKLLERLAYINTIVYPITSIPLIAYCVLPAICLLTNKFIIPEISNYAGMFFILLFASIFATGILELRWSGVGIEDWWRNEQFWVIGGTSAHLFAVFQGLLKVLAGIDTNFTVTSKASDEDGDFAELYVFKWTSLLIPPTTVLVINLVGMVAGISYAINSGYQSWGPLFGKLFFSIWVILHLYPFLKGLMGRQNRTPTIVIVWSILLASIFSLLWVKIDPFISPTQKAAALGQCGVNC comes from the exons CAACGAGTTCGTCATGATCCGCCACGACGGCGACGCGCCCGCTGCG GGTAAGACGCCAAAAAATGTGAATGGGAAGGTCTGCCAGATTTGTGGTGACACTGTTGGCGTTTCAGCCACCGGTGATGTCTTTGTCGCCTGCAATGAGTGTGCCTTCCCTGTCTGCCGCCCGTGCTATGAGTATGAGCGTAAGGAAGGGAACCAGTGCTGCCCTCAGTGCAAGACTAGATACAAGAGGCTAAAAG GTAGTCCTCGTGTTCAgggcgatgaggaggaggaagatgttGATGACCTGGATAATGAATTCAACTATAAGCAGGGCAATGGGAAAGGTCCAGAGTGGCAGCTGCATGGTCAAGGAGAAGATGTTGATCTGTCTTCATCTGCTCGCCATGAACCACATCACAGGATACCTCGCTTGACAAGTGGGCAACAG ATATCTGGAGAGATCCCTGATGCTTCCCCTGACCGCCATTCTATCCGCAGCCCAACATCGAGCTACGTCGATCCAAGCGTCCCAG TTCCTGTGAGGATTGTGGACCCCTCGAAGGACTTGAATTCCTATGGACTTAATAGTGTTGACTGGAAGGAAAGAGTGGAGAGCTGGAGGGTTAAACAGGACAAAAATATGATGCAAGTGACTAATAAATATCCAGAGGCGAGAGGAGACATGGAAGGGACTGGCTCAAATGGTGAAGATATGCAAAT GGTTGATGATGCACGGCTACCTCTGAGCCGTATTGTGCCTATTCCCTCAAACCAGCTCAACCTTTACCGGGTCGTGATCATTCTCCGGCTTATCAtcctttgcttcttcttccaatATCGTGTCACTCATCCAGTGCCCGATGCTTATGGATTATGGCTAGTATCTGTTATCTGTGAGATTTGGTTTGCCTTGTCTTGGCTTCTAGATCAATTCCCGAAATGGTATCCAATCAACCGTGAAACATACCTCGACAGGCTTGCATTGAG ATATGATAGAGAGGGAGAGCCATCACAGCTGGCTCCCATTGATGTCTTTGTCAGTACAGTGGATCCACTGAAGGAACCTCCACTGATCACAGCCAACACTGTCTTGTCCATTCTTGCTGTAGATTACCCTGTTGACAAGGTGTCATGCTATGTTTCGGATGATGGTTCAGCTATGTTGACTTTTGAGGCCCTCTCAGAAACTGCAGAATTTGCTAGGAAGTGGGTTCCCTTTTGCAAGAAGCACAACATCGAACCAAGAGCTCCAGAATTCTACTTTGCTCAAAAAATAGATTACCTAAAGGACAAAATCCAACCTTCGTTTGTTAAGGAAAGGCGAGCAATGAAG AGAGAGTATGAAGAATTCAAAGTTAGAATCAATGCCCTTGTTGCCAAAGCACAGAAAGTGCCTGAAGAGGGGTGGACCATGGCTGATGGAACTGCCTGGCCTGGGAATAATCAAAGGGACCATCCTGGCATGATTCAG GTGTTCTTGGGGCACAGTGGTGGGCTTGACACCGATGGAAATGAGTTACCCCGTCTTGTCTATGTCTCTCGTGAAAAGAGACCAGGCTTCCAGCATCACAAGAAGGCTGGTGCAATGAATGCACTG ATTCGTGTATCTGCTGTTCTGACAAATGGTGCCTATCTTCTCAATGTGGATTGTGACCATTACTTCAATAGCAGCAAAGCTCTTAGAGAAGCAATGTGCTTCATGATGGATCCTGCACTTGGAAGGAAAACTTGTTATGTACAGTTTCCACAAAGATTTGATGGCATTGACTTGCATGATCGATATGCTAATCGCAACATAGTTTTCTTTGAT ATCAATATGAAAGGTTTAGATGGCATTCAGGGTCCAGTTTACGTGGGAACAGGATGCTGTTTCAATAGGCAGGCTTTGTATGGCTATGATCCTGTATTGACTGAAGCCGATCTGGAGCCTAACATTGTTGTTAAGAGCTGCTGTGgtagaaggaagaaaaagaacaagagTTATATGGATAGTCAAAACCGTATTATGAAACGAACAGAATCTTCAGCTCCCATCTTCAACATGGAAGATATAGAAGAGGGTATAGAAG GCTATGAGGATGAAAGGTCAGTGCTTATGTCCCAGAGGAAATTGGAGAAACGCTTTGGTCAGTCTCCAATTTTTATCGCATCCACCTTTATGACTCAAGGAGGCATACCACCTTCAACAAACCCAGCTTCTCTACTAAAGGAAGCTATCCATGTCATCAGCTGTGGGTATGAAGACAAAACTGAATGGGGAAAAGAG ATTGGTTGGATCTATGGTTCTGTTACAGAGGATATTCTGACTGGGTTTAAAATGCATGCAAGAGGTTGGATGTCAATCTATTGCATGCCACCACGACCTTGCTTCAAGGGTTCTGCACCAATCAATCTTTCCGACCGTCTTAACCAAGTGCTCCGTTGGGCACTTGGGTCAGTTGAAATTTTGCTTAGCAGACATTGTCCTATCTGGTATGGTTACAGTGGGCATTTGAAACTTCTGGAGAGGCTGGCTTACATCAACACCATCGTTTATCCGATAACATCTATTCCACTTATCGCCTATTGTGTGCTTCCTGCTATCTGTCTCCTCACCAATAAATTTATCATTCCCGAG ATTAGTAATTATGCTGGGATGTTCTTTATTCTCCTTTTTGCCTCCATCTTTGCCACTGGTATATTGGAGCTCCGATGGAGTGGTGTTGGTATTGAGGACTGGTGGAGAAATGAGCAGTTTTGGGTCATTGGTGGCACCTCTGCTCATCTCTTCGCGGTGTTCCAGGGTCTGCTCAAAGTGTTGGCAGGAATTGACACCAACTTCACAGTTACCTCAAAGGCATCTGATGAGGATGGCGACTTTGCTGAGCTATATGTGTTCAAGTGGACCAGTTTGCTCATCCCTCCGACCACTGTTCTTGTCATTAACCTGGTGGGCATGGTTGCAGGAATCTCATACGCCATTAACAGTGGTTACCAATCCTGGGGTCCACTTTTCGGAAAGCTTTTCTTCTCAATCTGGGTGATCCTCCATCTCTACCCCTTCCTCAAGGGTCTCATGGGCAGGCAGAACCGCACGCCAACTATCGTCATTGTCTGGTCCATCCTTCTGGCGTCAATTTTCTCCCTGCTGTGGGTGAAGATAGACCCTTTCATCTCCCCTACACAGAAAGCCGCCGCCTTGGGGCAATGCGGCGTGAACTGCTGA